From candidate division KSB1 bacterium, the proteins below share one genomic window:
- a CDS encoding AsmA family protein — protein MPKFRLISALKKMLKLGLWICLSLIMLVGIFLVVLRIGFPPYKIKQMIISNVASTIGRNISVGTVWFNPFRGVTLNDICVSERAIGDNCISDTARFFSAKKFHLRYRFSALFKRKFEIKTILIDDLVINLRRDRNGSWNFADLIAADTAAARTQDTSAVLGLPISIDLRRFALNRLTANLFINQSDTIYTLASGGLSVFIENLFWPRISKSETQSEPKLSLRLVSDEQLWRFSMTHGNKTQMKYASSRLDMDLRIQLLGHDFIQSDGQIGINSLTLTSGAITPVQVQMDSLFFPKVASIRYDVKFDGALSRLALNELTAKIADETIFKVEGTVTDFPSSPNFQLSITESEIKLKNLINLLLPLLPDSIQQRRKQISIDGLASFAGSSISGNPTSAHPDDALMVNLLFRLDNFTAAYVDPHAKLINLNIRSRFTERHNRHGVQGADIQIDARMDSLFLTIDTLHVGFGQLQFNLNSALQADLSPDSIRAIVSIGNFFEVPLDFNFHFKSILGLDRFRAGADLNIPRLPLSNLPASALTGLLDLSANLKAETLDRIDLTMLAKSDEIIYETDTGPLIFNPLTLLGKGWLSTTATFERLELKQLLLKANDFATGKISGTLELSEPSRLELLADDLIVDHPKLMAYLPSSWFEGYETLSIGGRSTATASITAIIPSETESQIDVRGKVLINANVEYPDLFLSLKHVTGILNFTSDAETAQFALTGMLDSLIIQGVRDDPIRNMPLWAKVHMPDFETLKLDSAELLVQQLRATVRLNGQLDSLSGNMPSWFDINVTLDTQQDTIPALNDMRFAGKINGNVHVFMVGDLADISGQVNIGLPHLAYSSIAKLDTIEGAIQFALRYDIEREVLIESGAGWPFLSSEGSYYYDLLRPNYRQRHPQFSAIEIRRIRAGDYQARDIHIDLLFDNERINVPRFTLKAYDGNVAGLISANLHQGTLDQIEWRIKANVSQLNSAKLLPTRRLRRKGSELNLTMELSGVGLDPARKMDIQGNFYVTRIGPQFTDNVLRSLDPRGTDKSIQDTRRLLNWGYRPRLISFEIKHGNLYPTIHLVKGKLWTRLIPLNLSGGKIQLARIPIKFFMTNMMTATAQ, from the coding sequence ATGCCAAAATTTCGCCTGATATCGGCCCTGAAAAAAATGCTAAAATTGGGGCTATGGATCTGTCTCAGCCTAATCATGTTGGTGGGCATCTTTTTGGTGGTGCTGCGCATCGGGTTCCCACCATATAAGATCAAACAAATGATTATTTCAAACGTTGCCTCCACCATTGGGCGAAATATATCGGTTGGGACGGTCTGGTTCAATCCGTTCCGAGGGGTCACGTTGAATGATATCTGCGTTTCAGAGCGCGCTATTGGGGATAATTGCATCAGTGACACTGCTCGCTTTTTTTCTGCCAAAAAATTCCATCTCCGCTATCGCTTCTCTGCGCTGTTCAAACGAAAATTTGAGATCAAAACGATTTTAATCGATGATCTAGTGATCAACTTACGGCGCGATCGAAATGGCTCATGGAATTTTGCGGATCTGATCGCTGCTGATACAGCAGCAGCTCGCACTCAGGACACCTCTGCCGTTTTAGGCCTTCCGATATCCATCGATCTCAGGCGATTTGCCCTGAACCGTTTGACCGCAAATTTGTTCATCAATCAATCTGACACAATTTATACCCTCGCCTCTGGAGGGCTATCGGTTTTCATTGAAAACCTGTTTTGGCCGCGAATATCCAAATCGGAGACGCAAAGCGAGCCCAAGCTCAGCCTTCGATTGGTCTCTGATGAACAACTATGGCGTTTTTCCATGACTCATGGCAATAAAACCCAGATGAAATATGCCAGTTCGCGGCTTGATATGGATCTGAGGATTCAGCTTCTGGGCCACGATTTCATTCAAAGTGATGGGCAAATTGGCATCAATAGTTTGACTTTAACTTCTGGAGCAATAACGCCGGTCCAAGTCCAGATGGATAGCTTATTTTTCCCCAAAGTCGCTTCTATCCGCTACGATGTTAAGTTTGATGGAGCGCTAAGCCGCCTTGCCTTGAATGAGTTAACTGCCAAAATCGCCGACGAGACCATTTTTAAAGTGGAAGGTACCGTGACGGATTTCCCATCGAGCCCAAATTTTCAATTATCCATCACGGAGAGCGAAATCAAATTGAAAAATCTCATCAATCTGCTACTCCCGTTATTGCCCGATTCCATCCAGCAGCGCCGCAAGCAGATTTCTATCGATGGGTTGGCTTCGTTCGCAGGGAGTTCAATTTCTGGTAATCCGACCAGCGCTCATCCCGATGATGCTCTAATGGTCAATTTGCTATTTAGGCTCGATAATTTCACGGCCGCCTATGTTGATCCGCATGCCAAATTGATCAATCTGAACATTCGGAGCCGCTTTACCGAGCGACATAACCGCCATGGCGTTCAAGGGGCAGATATTCAGATCGATGCAAGGATGGATTCTTTGTTTTTAACGATCGATACACTCCATGTTGGTTTTGGGCAATTGCAATTCAATCTGAACTCCGCACTGCAGGCCGATCTATCGCCCGATTCGATTCGTGCGATCGTTTCGATCGGGAATTTCTTCGAGGTCCCCTTAGATTTCAATTTTCATTTCAAATCAATTTTAGGGCTGGATCGTTTTCGAGCTGGTGCGGACCTAAATATTCCAAGATTGCCGCTCAGCAATTTGCCTGCTTCCGCGCTAACTGGGCTTCTTGATCTCTCTGCCAATTTGAAAGCAGAAACTTTAGACCGCATCGATCTCACCATGCTTGCAAAATCCGATGAGATTATCTATGAAACGGATACTGGACCGCTGATCTTCAATCCCCTCACTTTGCTCGGAAAAGGATGGCTATCCACCACAGCAACTTTTGAACGCCTCGAGTTAAAACAGCTACTTTTGAAAGCAAACGATTTTGCTACCGGGAAAATTTCTGGGACGTTGGAGCTATCTGAACCCTCGCGCCTTGAACTGCTGGCTGACGATTTGATCGTTGACCATCCGAAGCTGATGGCCTACTTGCCATCCTCTTGGTTTGAAGGGTATGAAACTTTAAGCATCGGTGGCCGTTCAACAGCCACTGCTTCAATTACAGCCATCATTCCCAGTGAAACAGAGAGCCAAATTGATGTCCGAGGCAAAGTCTTAATAAACGCTAATGTCGAATATCCTGATCTGTTTCTCTCTTTGAAGCACGTTACAGGTATCCTCAACTTTACTTCGGATGCCGAGACCGCTCAGTTCGCTCTGACTGGTATGTTAGATAGCCTAATTATTCAAGGGGTTCGAGATGATCCGATCCGAAATATGCCGCTCTGGGCAAAAGTCCATATGCCAGACTTTGAGACGCTGAAGCTGGATAGCGCGGAATTGCTTGTGCAACAACTCAGGGCAACAGTCCGATTGAATGGTCAACTCGACAGTTTATCTGGCAACATGCCCTCATGGTTCGATATCAATGTGACGTTGGATACGCAGCAGGACACAATTCCCGCCTTGAACGACATGAGATTTGCTGGAAAAATTAATGGGAATGTACATGTGTTTATGGTAGGTGATCTGGCAGATATTTCTGGTCAGGTAAACATTGGTCTGCCCCATCTGGCATACAGCAGCATCGCCAAATTGGATACCATCGAGGGCGCGATACAATTTGCGCTACGATATGATATTGAGCGGGAGGTATTGATTGAAAGTGGAGCAGGATGGCCGTTCCTAAGCTCTGAAGGCAGCTACTATTATGATCTATTGCGTCCTAATTATCGGCAGCGACATCCGCAATTCTCCGCTATTGAAATTCGTCGCATCCGAGCGGGAGATTATCAGGCCCGAGACATCCATATCGATCTGTTATTCGATAATGAACGGATTAATGTCCCGCGCTTCACACTCAAGGCTTACGATGGCAATGTAGCAGGACTAATTTCAGCCAATCTTCATCAAGGGACGCTCGATCAGATCGAGTGGCGAATAAAAGCAAATGTCTCGCAGTTGAACTCGGCCAAGCTTTTGCCGACGAGGCGATTGCGCCGCAAGGGCTCGGAGCTGAATTTGACCATGGAATTATCAGGCGTTGGACTCGATCCTGCGCGCAAAATGGACATCCAAGGAAATTTTTACGTCACTCGTATTGGCCCGCAATTCACAGATAATGTGTTGCGCTCGCTCGATCCTCGTGGAACCGATAAAAGCATCCAGGATACTCGACGATTGCTGAACTGGGGATATCGCCCCAGACTGATCTCATTCGAGATCAAACATGGCAATCTCTACCCAACGATCCATTTGGTCAAGGGCAAACTCTGGACCCGGTTGATCCCGCTGAACCTCAGCGGTGGTAAAATCCAATTGGCCAGGATCCCCATTAAATTTTTCATGACCAATATGATGACAGCCACAGCCCAATAA
- a CDS encoding mechanosensitive ion channel family protein: MEPMMFQKIMIPFREILDELKEFIDIRALVVQIILYLPKLIAGCIILFVFYGFYRVIRYFLLRKFRKAEISDSVAHLIIKVVRFSLLGLAIILVADQIGIRIIALISTLGVAGIALGLAAQQTLANFISGIIILVSKPFREGDMVELEDTFGRVKEISLRSTSILTLNNILVDIPNQKIVESKIINHTYNENIRIGVSVGIAYKESIPEAQRVLLELVKNDDRFLTQPPPTVVVDEIADSSINLRLLVWIKDSRQEMALTYELRQKIKMALDKAGIEIPFPHRQLFIESLPVNDLKAFSRSH; this comes from the coding sequence ATGGAACCGATGATGTTTCAGAAAATCATGATCCCTTTCAGAGAAATCTTAGATGAGCTGAAAGAGTTTATCGATATCAGGGCCCTAGTGGTTCAGATCATTCTTTATCTGCCCAAATTGATAGCGGGTTGCATCATTTTGTTCGTATTTTACGGCTTCTATCGGGTTATCCGATACTTTCTATTGCGCAAATTTCGAAAAGCAGAGATATCGGATTCGGTGGCGCACCTTATCATCAAAGTGGTGCGATTTTCGCTATTGGGATTGGCGATCATTTTGGTCGCCGATCAGATCGGTATTCGAATTATTGCGCTGATTTCGACGCTGGGCGTGGCTGGAATTGCTCTGGGTCTGGCAGCGCAGCAGACGCTGGCCAATTTCATCTCAGGGATCATCATTCTGGTCAGCAAGCCGTTTCGAGAGGGCGATATGGTCGAATTGGAGGACACCTTTGGCCGGGTGAAAGAGATCTCGCTGCGATCGACTTCGATCTTAACTTTGAACAATATTCTTGTCGATATCCCAAACCAGAAGATTGTCGAGTCCAAGATCATCAATCATACCTATAACGAAAATATCCGCATTGGGGTGAGCGTGGGAATCGCCTACAAAGAGTCGATTCCAGAAGCACAACGCGTGCTGTTGGAATTGGTGAAAAACGATGATCGGTTTCTCACGCAGCCTCCGCCGACGGTCGTCGTTGATGAGATCGCTGATTCCAGTATCAATCTGAGATTGTTGGTATGGATCAAGGATTCTCGGCAGGAGATGGCACTGACCTACGAATTGCGACAGAAAATTAAAATGGCACTGGATAAGGCAGGGATCGAAATCCCATTTCCGCATCGCCAGCTTTTCATCGAATCTCTGCCAGTCAATGATCTCAAAGCGTTCTCGAGGTCGCATTAA
- a CDS encoding nucleotidyltransferase family protein produces MKCILLCAGYATRLYPLTLNTPKHLLKVGEKAILDYVIEKLPMEHIDQIYLVTNNKFYQNFVAWRDQLKPKLPIMVLNDQTMSNEDRLGSMGDVLFVIEQTQFDDDFLLISADNLFNFDLTPMLGPFFEGRNIVALYDVQTIEEAKKMGIPTLNSEGVITHLIEKPENPSSTLSSIGIYLFHREVIQLLRQYIEEGHSPDKVGDFISWLCQKIPLYTHRYDGPNDLWLDIGTPSQLELAKRLFAK; encoded by the coding sequence ATGAAATGCATTCTTCTCTGCGCTGGTTATGCGACTCGATTGTATCCGCTGACTCTGAACACGCCGAAGCATTTATTAAAAGTCGGCGAAAAAGCTATTCTGGATTATGTCATCGAAAAACTGCCAATGGAGCATATCGATCAAATCTATTTGGTGACCAATAATAAATTTTATCAGAATTTTGTGGCTTGGCGCGACCAGTTGAAGCCAAAGCTCCCGATCATGGTCCTCAACGATCAGACCATGAGCAATGAAGATCGGCTCGGCTCGATGGGAGATGTCCTTTTCGTCATCGAGCAGACGCAATTTGATGACGATTTCCTTTTGATCAGCGCCGACAATCTCTTCAACTTTGATCTAACCCCGATGCTGGGGCCATTTTTCGAGGGAAGAAATATCGTTGCCCTTTATGACGTGCAGACCATCGAAGAAGCGAAAAAGATGGGGATTCCGACGCTTAACTCCGAGGGAGTTATCACGCATTTGATCGAGAAGCCAGAAAATCCTTCTAGCACACTCAGCTCAATTGGCATCTATCTGTTTCATCGCGAGGTGATTCAACTGTTGCGCCAATATATCGAGGAAGGCCACTCTCCAGACAAAGTAGGCGATTTTATTAGCTGGCTCTGCCAAAAAATTCCACTATACACCCATCGTTATGATGGGCCAAACGATCTTTGGCTGGATATTGGCACTCCATCGCAATTGGAATTAGCAAAGCGCTTGTTTGCAAAATGA
- a CDS encoding phasin family protein produces the protein MMDLLKKGFFLGLGLFEEGKEKIEEFVDDLISAGAVANEERAAFVDKYLARLKEQEQNIIEKINAEVQKAVAKLGLPTKADFDRLSQQVEELKKKLEQKQ, from the coding sequence ATGATGGATTTGTTGAAAAAAGGTTTTTTTCTTGGGCTTGGCCTATTTGAAGAGGGTAAAGAGAAGATTGAGGAATTTGTGGATGATTTAATCAGCGCTGGGGCTGTGGCCAATGAAGAGCGCGCAGCGTTCGTGGACAAATATCTGGCAAGACTGAAGGAACAGGAACAAAATATTATTGAAAAGATCAATGCTGAAGTCCAAAAAGCTGTGGCGAAGCTGGGTCTTCCGACTAAAGCTGATTTCGACCGATTATCCCAGCAGGTTGAGGAATTGAAGAAAAAGCTTGAGCAAAAGCAGTGA
- a CDS encoding AarF/UbiB family protein → MMFPRLHKTYRHLQRYRQIFSVLLRYGFQDVVERFRVDGIVRMSRKMLRRARTIEQLGHLTSAQRLRMALAELGPTFIKLGQVLSTRPDLVPLDLVKELEQLQDQVPPFSAEVAKQIIVAQLGQPIDQIFSSFNEIPIAAASIAQVHRATLRNNQTVALKIQRPGIKATIETDISILRDLANWVEKYIPESELYNPTGIVNEFAKTIRAELDFVREGRNIDRFRTYFKNDPTIYLPKVYWEYTTSSILTMEFVNGVKVSEIDFASRPDLDPKIIALNGAKATLKMIFDLGFFHADPHPGNIFILPNNVLAPLDFGMVGRFDAQTKSQLQHLLIAIAERDIDRIVKVFIEADLIDETKDTRLLRIDLNDFIETYYGIPLHQISIEKLLNDLIEILRRHRIPLLSDLVLMTKALATIESVGLSLDPNFNMMTLVEPYASRLMAQPLHPKKRLKTLQQIATETEELVKILPGDLRYILGKIKKGRMNMIMEHRGLEQLIVEIDRSSNRLAFSLIIAALIVGSSIIIFFDKGWHLFGFSIFGLIGYVIAAVLGLWLAIAILRSGKL, encoded by the coding sequence ATGATGTTTCCTCGTTTGCATAAAACCTATCGTCATCTCCAACGGTATCGGCAGATTTTTAGCGTGTTACTGCGCTATGGATTTCAGGACGTCGTCGAGCGTTTTCGGGTAGATGGCATCGTGCGGATGAGCCGAAAAATGCTCAGGCGGGCGCGAACTATCGAGCAGCTTGGCCATCTGACCTCAGCGCAGCGGCTTCGAATGGCGCTGGCCGAACTGGGGCCGACCTTTATCAAATTGGGGCAGGTGCTAAGTACCCGTCCCGATCTCGTGCCGCTGGATCTTGTGAAAGAGCTGGAGCAGCTTCAAGACCAAGTCCCTCCCTTCTCGGCAGAGGTCGCAAAACAAATTATTGTCGCTCAATTAGGTCAGCCGATCGATCAAATTTTTAGTTCTTTCAACGAGATTCCGATCGCTGCGGCTTCGATTGCCCAGGTGCATCGCGCCACGTTGCGCAATAACCAGACAGTCGCCCTGAAAATCCAACGCCCAGGGATCAAAGCTACCATTGAAACTGATATTAGCATCCTCCGCGATCTGGCGAACTGGGTTGAAAAATACATTCCTGAAAGCGAATTATATAATCCCACTGGGATTGTGAACGAATTTGCCAAGACTATTCGCGCCGAGCTGGACTTCGTCCGAGAGGGGCGTAATATCGATCGGTTTCGTACTTATTTCAAAAACGATCCCACAATCTATCTCCCAAAGGTGTACTGGGAATATACCACCTCCAGCATTTTGACCATGGAATTTGTCAATGGGGTCAAAGTTTCGGAGATCGATTTTGCCAGTCGGCCAGACCTTGATCCAAAAATTATCGCTCTGAATGGTGCTAAAGCCACTCTGAAAATGATCTTCGATCTGGGCTTTTTCCATGCTGATCCCCATCCTGGCAATATTTTCATTCTCCCCAATAACGTCCTGGCCCCATTGGATTTTGGTATGGTGGGAAGATTTGATGCGCAGACCAAAAGCCAGTTGCAGCACCTTTTGATTGCGATTGCTGAACGCGATATCGATCGCATTGTTAAGGTCTTTATCGAGGCCGATCTGATCGATGAGACCAAAGACACCCGTCTGCTCCGAATTGATTTGAACGATTTCATAGAGACCTATTATGGCATTCCGCTTCATCAAATTTCGATCGAGAAGCTTCTCAATGATTTGATCGAAATTCTCCGTCGGCATCGAATCCCTCTGCTCTCAGATCTTGTCCTAATGACCAAAGCGTTGGCGACCATCGAAAGCGTCGGGTTGAGCCTTGACCCAAATTTCAATATGATGACGCTTGTTGAACCCTACGCTTCGAGATTGATGGCCCAACCGCTCCATCCGAAAAAAAGGTTGAAAACTTTACAGCAGATAGCGACCGAAACGGAAGAGCTGGTCAAAATCTTGCCTGGTGACTTACGTTATATTTTGGGTAAGATTAAAAAAGGTCGTATGAACATGATCATGGAGCATCGGGGACTGGAGCAATTGATCGTTGAGATCGATCGTTCCAGCAATCGCCTGGCATTCAGTTTAATCATCGCGGCTTTAATTGTCGGCTCGTCTATTATAATCTTTTTTGATAAAGGCTGGCACCTGTTCGGGTTTTCAATATTCGGCCTCATCGGCTACGTGATAGCTGCAGTATTGGGATTATGGCTGGCTATTGCAATTTTGCGCTCTGGAAAACTTTGA
- a CDS encoding CotH kinase family protein → MIDTFGREIPDEPKIPARMGIIYHGDGVRNSITDPFNEYDGWIGIELRGSSAQGFDKKSYAVETRDAMGNNLNVPLLGMPAENDWILYGPYSDKTLIRNVLAYRLANEMGRYASRSKLCELVLNGEYLGVYVWLEKIKRDKNRVNITRIEPTDVAGDAVTGGYIIKIDKPAGAKLDGWESAYPPFPGAWQRIFYQYHYPDQDDIVPQQKNYIRNFIASFEALMLRPDYADPQNGYSRYIDVDSFIDYFLLSELSKNVDAYRLSTFFYKDRDSKNGKLFIGPVWDFNLAFGNADYYGSSFFSGWQVDFQEPDDYWQNPFWWQKLMADSHFTNKINRRWFELRQATFSLERIYAIIDSLVNHLNEAQRRNFERWPILGVYIWPNPFIGGNYQAEIRYLKFWIQSRMLWMDARMVGKPSAVADLGMHNEFGPALLGQNYPNPFNASTTIPITLPLECAATLVVYNLLGQPVRHLVDEILSAGPQNVVWDGHDDTGKKVSPGIYFYQLRIGDHCTNRKLLVID, encoded by the coding sequence GTGATTGATACGTTTGGCCGAGAGATCCCTGATGAGCCAAAAATTCCAGCTCGAATGGGCATTATCTATCACGGTGATGGAGTTCGGAATTCCATCACTGATCCATTTAATGAATACGATGGTTGGATCGGCATTGAACTGCGCGGTTCATCGGCTCAGGGATTTGATAAAAAATCCTACGCAGTAGAGACTCGCGATGCGATGGGAAATAACCTGAATGTCCCACTTTTGGGTATGCCAGCAGAAAATGATTGGATTTTATATGGCCCCTATTCCGATAAAACGCTGATTCGCAATGTGCTGGCGTATCGTCTGGCCAATGAGATGGGGCGTTACGCCAGCCGCTCCAAACTTTGCGAATTGGTGCTGAATGGGGAATATCTGGGCGTTTATGTTTGGTTGGAAAAGATCAAGCGCGATAAAAATAGGGTCAACATCACACGGATCGAGCCCACCGATGTTGCAGGAGATGCGGTGACTGGCGGCTATATCATCAAAATTGATAAGCCAGCCGGCGCAAAACTCGATGGCTGGGAGTCTGCCTATCCCCCGTTCCCCGGCGCTTGGCAGCGCATCTTCTATCAATATCATTATCCAGATCAGGATGACATCGTGCCCCAACAAAAAAACTATATCCGAAATTTCATCGCTTCATTTGAAGCGCTCATGCTTCGCCCTGATTACGCTGATCCCCAAAACGGTTATTCTCGTTATATCGATGTCGATTCTTTTATTGACTATTTTCTGCTCTCTGAACTGTCCAAAAACGTAGACGCCTATCGGCTCAGCACCTTTTTCTACAAGGACCGCGATAGCAAAAACGGCAAGTTATTCATCGGACCGGTGTGGGATTTCAACTTGGCCTTTGGCAATGCCGATTACTACGGTAGCTCGTTTTTCTCTGGCTGGCAGGTAGATTTTCAGGAGCCAGATGATTACTGGCAGAATCCGTTTTGGTGGCAGAAATTAATGGCTGATAGCCATTTTACCAATAAAATAAATCGTCGATGGTTCGAACTCAGACAGGCCACCTTTTCTTTGGAAAGGATTTATGCCATCATCGACTCGCTGGTAAACCACTTGAATGAAGCGCAACGAAGGAATTTTGAGCGTTGGCCGATCCTCGGCGTCTATATCTGGCCGAATCCATTTATCGGCGGAAATTATCAGGCCGAGATCCGCTACTTGAAATTCTGGATCCAAAGCCGAATGCTCTGGATGGACGCTCGAATGGTCGGTAAGCCCTCCGCGGTCGCTGATCTCGGTATGCACAACGAATTTGGTCCTGCCTTATTGGGCCAAAATTACCCCAATCCATTCAATGCCAGCACCACTATTCCGATTACGCTCCCGCTTGAATGCGCTGCTACGCTTGTCGTATATAATCTGCTGGGTCAGCCGGTCAGGCATCTGGTTGATGAGATTCTATCAGCGGGACCTCAAAACGTGGTCTGGGATGGGCACGATGATACAGGGAAAAAGGTCTCTCCTGGAATTTATTTTTATCAACTAAGGATTGGCGACCACTGCACAAACCGCAAGCTGTTAGTGATCGATTGA
- a CDS encoding glycoside hydrolase family 16 protein — MKRSIFFSLILFMGVLVLLLSCQKENPTTEGNNNQILVPEGWELVWNDEFDGPNINIDKWSHEVNAQGGGNNELQYYTARPENSYIENGCLVIQALKERYTGPEGTRDFTSARMRTYRKGDWKYGRFDIRAKLPFGKGLWPAIWMMPTESKYGGWAASGEIDIMELLGHEPNKVYGTLHYGGQYPKNVHSGKSYTLPQGTFSDDFHLFTLEWDSTQIRWYVDGTFYQSQEKWYTEGAPYPAPFDQYFYLILNVAVGGNWPGNPDLSTIFPQKMTVDYVRVYRRIK, encoded by the coding sequence ATGAAGCGTTCAATCTTTTTCTCGCTAATTCTTTTTATGGGGGTACTTGTTCTTTTGCTTAGCTGCCAAAAGGAAAATCCGACTACCGAAGGAAATAATAACCAAATCTTAGTTCCAGAGGGATGGGAGCTGGTTTGGAACGACGAGTTCGATGGTCCGAACATTAATATCGATAAATGGAGCCACGAAGTCAACGCTCAGGGCGGAGGGAACAACGAGCTGCAATATTACACCGCTCGTCCAGAGAACTCCTATATCGAGAATGGTTGTCTGGTGATCCAGGCTTTAAAAGAGCGTTATACTGGCCCAGAGGGAACGCGAGACTTCACCTCGGCTCGAATGCGAACCTATCGCAAGGGGGATTGGAAATACGGCCGATTTGATATCCGAGCGAAATTGCCGTTCGGCAAGGGGCTTTGGCCCGCCATCTGGATGATGCCGACGGAAAGCAAATATGGCGGTTGGGCTGCCAGTGGCGAGATCGACATCATGGAGTTGCTGGGGCATGAGCCCAATAAGGTGTATGGCACCCTCCATTATGGCGGCCAATATCCTAAAAATGTTCACTCTGGCAAATCGTATACGTTACCTCAGGGGACTTTTTCGGATGATTTCCATCTTTTCACACTGGAATGGGACAGCACTCAGATTCGTTGGTACGTGGATGGAACTTTCTATCAAAGCCAGGAGAAGTGGTATACCGAAGGCGCTCCTTATCCAGCCCCGTTCGATCAATATTTTTATTTAATCCTGAACGTCGCTGTCGGCGGCAACTGGCCCGGAAACCCAGATCTTTCGACCATCTTTCCACAGAAAATGACCGTCGATTACGTGCGGGTTTATCGCCGAATAAAATGA
- a CDS encoding T9SS type A sorting domain-containing protein, with translation MKIYFSSPMLILLIFSIAQNLWCQSTIDEPFDGALHHGTRTIRFAGCDWFVKSGFYGPGPNYFSDSDSSVWVDSRGRLHLRIRQEGTIWYCAEVYTTRFTTYGEHRFLVEGRIDMLDRNIVLGLFVYSSDESEIDIEFSRWGNPNLAKVGSFTVQPYQTPGNVEQFICHLDSAKSTHYFNWQPDSVIFASMHGHYLGAPPGPNYYIHRWTYKGKSTPRSANNLRTHINYWLFNRARPLDIRTLEVIITDVKQPLTQSVPQPDPQPIKFNLFQNYPNPFSSTTTIQYWLNYPGPVTLEIFNLCGQRVRLFSDYGQADKNELEFQADNLPSGTYLYRLRSETFSQTRKMMITR, from the coding sequence ATGAAAATATATTTCTCATCGCCGATGCTGATTTTGTTAATATTCAGCATCGCTCAAAATCTATGGTGTCAGAGCACAATAGATGAACCTTTTGATGGCGCTTTGCACCACGGAACACGTACCATTCGATTCGCCGGATGTGACTGGTTCGTGAAATCTGGCTTTTATGGCCCAGGCCCAAACTATTTTTCCGATAGCGATTCCAGCGTCTGGGTCGATTCGAGGGGCCGATTGCACCTCAGAATCCGGCAGGAGGGGACGATCTGGTATTGCGCTGAGGTCTATACCACTCGGTTCACCACCTATGGGGAGCATCGCTTCCTGGTTGAAGGTCGCATTGACATGCTGGATCGAAATATTGTGCTTGGCCTGTTCGTTTATTCCAGTGACGAAAGCGAAATCGATATCGAGTTCTCGCGTTGGGGCAACCCCAATTTGGCCAAAGTGGGCAGTTTTACGGTTCAACCCTATCAGACGCCGGGTAATGTCGAGCAGTTTATCTGCCACCTCGACAGTGCGAAGAGCACCCATTATTTCAACTGGCAGCCCGATTCTGTGATTTTTGCGAGCATGCACGGCCACTATCTTGGAGCACCACCTGGCCCAAACTATTATATTCATCGATGGACTTATAAGGGAAAAAGCACTCCGAGAAGTGCCAACAACCTTCGCACCCATATCAATTACTGGTTGTTCAATCGCGCCCGTCCACTGGATATTCGTACGCTGGAAGTGATCATCACCGATGTCAAGCAACCACTCACACAATCGGTGCCGCAACCAGATCCTCAACCGATCAAATTCAATTTGTTCCAAAACTACCCCAATCCTTTCAGTAGTACGACCACCATTCAATACTGGCTCAATTATCCTGGTCCAGTCACGCTCGAGATTTTTAATCTTTGTGGTCAAAGGGTGAGATTGTTTTCTGATTATGGTCAAGCCGATAAAAATGAATTAGAATTTCAAGCGGATAATTTGCCCAGCGGAACCTATCTTTATCGATTACGGAGCGAGACCTTTTCTCAGACAAGGAAAATGATGATCACCCGATAA